A section of the Metabacillus endolithicus genome encodes:
- a CDS encoding helix-turn-helix domain-containing protein encodes MYETVDIGRVIKDLRKSLNLSQQQLAEGICTQAQISKIENSNEIPSSLILYKISRKLGVDMNYFFEIAETPRLDYVRDVYQMIRYYIRERDYQSVYHIVQKEKGNALFQNVEHQQFFTWHEGICQHYLFKDLQSGIDKLKLALSMTYKEGNTLMKEREIEIANSLAIFYKEKGKYEQSLELYTKLLQSMKFLEEMKDETIYLRIYYGIGKAYTDLGDYQKSLVFCQKGIKKALRMETLYLLGELYFQCGSNYYRMGDGDHGSSFIKKSITIFRLQGKEEMIHAAQRIEAGFLEKGAS; translated from the coding sequence ATGTACGAAACTGTTGATATTGGTCGTGTCATTAAGGACTTAAGAAAGTCGCTGAATTTAAGTCAACAGCAATTAGCTGAGGGAATTTGTACTCAAGCTCAAATTAGTAAGATCGAAAATTCAAATGAAATCCCATCTTCCCTTATTTTATATAAAATATCACGTAAGCTTGGAGTTGATATGAATTATTTTTTTGAAATAGCAGAAACACCACGACTGGACTATGTCAGGGATGTTTATCAAATGATCAGATATTACATCCGTGAACGTGATTATCAGTCTGTTTATCATATTGTTCAAAAAGAAAAAGGAAACGCTCTGTTTCAAAACGTTGAGCATCAACAGTTTTTTACTTGGCATGAAGGAATTTGTCAACATTACCTGTTTAAAGATCTTCAGAGTGGAATAGATAAGCTGAAGCTGGCCCTTTCTATGACTTATAAAGAAGGGAATACACTTATGAAGGAAAGAGAAATTGAAATAGCTAATAGCCTGGCGATTTTCTATAAGGAGAAAGGAAAATATGAACAATCACTAGAGCTATATACAAAATTGCTTCAGAGCATGAAGTTTTTAGAAGAGATGAAGGATGAGACAATTTATCTGCGTATCTATTATGGTATCGGAAAAGCGTACACTGACTTGGGGGATTATCAAAAGTCTTTAGTTTTTTGTCAAAAAGGAATAAAAAAAGCATTAAGAATGGAAACATTGTATTTATTAGGAGAGCTATATTTTCAATGTGGCTCGAATTATTATCGTATGGGTGACGGTGATCATGGTTCTAGCTTTATCAAAAAGTCCATTACCATTTTCAGATTGCAAGGAAAAGAAGAAATGATTCATGCCGCTCAAAGGATTGAGGCTGGCTTCTTGGAAAAAGGCGCCTCCTAA
- a CDS encoding M4 family metallopeptidase yields MSKKLATIVLGTSLAFSTILPASTSFAQTPSEKLMEQMNLVQKLIEKDKDVPLFLSGKLSKDKIKNDKDVKEFLKANKELFKIDSHKELTLLEKETDDLGMTHYKFAQAINGVPIDGAVFTVHTNENNEVIATAGLLYPDAADKLAKSQTKASITLEKAVDLAWKEIDLTEKETNSGQEHQDELSNLENTQVKKDLVIYHREGTYTLTYKVQLQFIEPYGANWQIFVNAKDGSVVDAYNAVNDAATTGTGYGVLGDSKTLNTYSSGGTYYLYDVTKPMNGVIETFTAQNRSTYPGARSVDSNNAWTSSTQGADVDAHFYAGKVYDYFLNTHGRNSFDNNGATIRSTVHYGRNYNNAFWNGSQMVYGDGDGSVFAPLSGALDVVAHELTHAVTDRSASLEYRNQSGALNESFSDVFGYFLDPQDYLMGEDVYTPGQAGDALRSLSNPAQFGQPEHMNQYVNTTSDNGGVHTNSGIPNKAAYYTISSIGKTQAEKIYYRALTVYLTPTSNFSYARAALLQSAADLYGSGGSTYNAVKSAWDRVGVY; encoded by the coding sequence ATGTCAAAAAAACTTGCTACTATCGTTCTTGGTACCTCCCTAGCGTTTAGCACCATCTTACCCGCTTCAACATCATTTGCTCAAACACCATCTGAAAAGCTTATGGAACAAATGAATTTAGTGCAAAAGCTGATCGAAAAGGACAAAGATGTACCATTATTCCTCTCTGGAAAACTCTCAAAAGATAAAATAAAAAATGATAAAGATGTAAAAGAATTTTTAAAAGCAAACAAAGAATTATTTAAAATTGATTCCCACAAAGAACTAACATTACTAGAAAAAGAGACGGACGATCTAGGTATGACTCACTACAAGTTTGCCCAAGCCATTAATGGTGTGCCAATTGACGGTGCTGTCTTTACTGTTCATACAAACGAAAACAACGAAGTCATCGCTACAGCTGGTCTATTGTATCCCGATGCTGCTGATAAGCTAGCAAAATCACAAACAAAAGCTTCTATTACACTGGAAAAAGCGGTAGATTTAGCTTGGAAGGAAATTGACTTAACAGAAAAAGAAACAAATAGCGGACAAGAACATCAAGACGAACTTTCTAACTTAGAGAATACTCAAGTGAAAAAGGATTTAGTGATTTATCATCGCGAGGGGACCTACACATTAACCTATAAGGTTCAACTTCAATTTATAGAGCCATACGGAGCAAATTGGCAAATCTTTGTTAATGCAAAAGACGGCTCAGTTGTTGATGCTTACAATGCTGTTAACGATGCCGCTACTACTGGAACTGGATATGGAGTATTAGGCGATTCTAAAACTCTCAATACCTACTCTTCAGGTGGTACGTATTATTTATATGACGTGACCAAGCCAATGAATGGTGTGATTGAAACGTTTACTGCACAAAATCGTTCAACATATCCTGGCGCACGTTCAGTTGATAGTAATAACGCTTGGACAAGCTCCACACAGGGTGCTGATGTTGACGCTCACTTCTATGCCGGAAAGGTGTACGATTACTTCCTAAACACACACGGTAGGAATAGCTTTGACAATAATGGAGCAACCATTCGTTCAACTGTTCATTATGGTCGTAATTATAACAATGCCTTTTGGAACGGCTCACAAATGGTGTATGGAGATGGCGACGGTAGTGTCTTTGCTCCTTTATCAGGCGCACTCGATGTTGTTGCACACGAGCTAACACATGCTGTGACAGATCGATCAGCATCTCTTGAATACCGTAACCAATCAGGAGCGTTAAACGAATCATTCTCAGACGTTTTCGGGTACTTCCTAGATCCACAGGATTATTTGATGGGAGAAGATGTGTACACACCAGGACAAGCTGGCGATGCCTTACGAAGTCTCTCAAACCCAGCTCAATTCGGCCAGCCTGAGCATATGAATCAATATGTGAACACCACATCTGACAACGGTGGAGTTCATACGAATAGTGGAATTCCAAATAAAGCTGCTTATTATACAATCAGTAGCATTGGAAAAACACAAGCGGAAAAAATCTACTACCGTGCATTAACTGTTTACCTCACACCAACTAGCAACTTCAGTTATGCACGAGCTGCCTTATTACAATCTGCTGCTGATTTGTATGGTAGTGGTGGTAGTACTTATAATGCTGTGAAGTCAGCTTGGGATCGTGTTGGGGTTTATTAA
- a CDS encoding ankyrin repeat domain-containing protein, translating into MDKNLLANDIRKAIKNGQLDVVEELLKKEPEMLTWVTPFGTWLHIAAAHGQLEIVEYLINSGLDVNAEGGTFSTNALERAASKGYLDIVQHLFNQNIEMDTSEPDRNPLFAAIYGGNLEIVKLLVENDIDISKKYSGENMKDMDAYAFAIERGQTEIAEYLKRMMDEKE; encoded by the coding sequence GTGGATAAAAATTTACTTGCGAACGACATCCGAAAAGCCATTAAAAATGGTCAACTGGATGTTGTAGAAGAGCTGCTTAAAAAAGAACCAGAAATGTTGACATGGGTTACACCGTTCGGGACATGGTTACATATAGCGGCAGCTCATGGACAGTTAGAAATCGTTGAATATCTCATTAATTCTGGTTTAGACGTTAATGCAGAGGGTGGAACTTTTTCTACCAATGCCCTGGAAAGAGCAGCTAGCAAAGGTTATCTAGATATTGTCCAACACCTCTTTAACCAAAATATAGAGATGGATACTAGTGAACCTGATAGAAACCCTCTGTTTGCAGCTATATATGGTGGTAATCTTGAGATTGTTAAATTGTTGGTAGAGAACGATATTGATATCTCGAAAAAATATTCTGGTGAAAACATGAAAGATATGGATGCTTATGCATTTGCTATAGAAAGAGGACAAACAGAAATTGCTGAATATTTAAAACGAATGATGGATGAAAAAGAATAA
- a CDS encoding SMI1/KNR4 family protein yields MEIEFESSFNLLVSKDIEIFENSYGIILSDDYKEFLLRNNGGKPVKRRFKTSDGTVTSSIMLFLPLTKDTDLNLERFYQKYCINKIVPSNLIPIGIDPAESLICLTLGKQDQVYFCDMDYFEEDNELKDEYIKLISEDFTTFLSNLYNG; encoded by the coding sequence TTGGAAATTGAATTCGAATCTTCTTTTAATCTTTTAGTAAGTAAAGATATCGAGATATTTGAAAATAGCTACGGTATAATACTTTCAGATGATTATAAGGAATTTTTACTTCGTAATAATGGCGGTAAACCAGTAAAGAGAAGATTTAAGACATCAGATGGAACTGTTACCTCTTCAATTATGTTATTTTTACCTCTAACTAAAGATACAGATTTGAATCTAGAACGCTTTTACCAGAAATATTGTATAAATAAGATAGTACCTTCTAATTTAATCCCTATAGGCATAGATCCAGCTGAGAGCTTGATTTGTTTAACTCTCGGCAAACAGGACCAAGTATACTTTTGCGATATGGACTATTTTGAGGAAGACAATGAGTTAAAAGACGAGTATATTAAACTTATATCAGAAGATTTTACTACTTTCCTTAGTAATCTATACAATGGGTAA
- a CDS encoding SMI1/KNR4 family protein — MGLTKWKYTEEPIGEKKLVEVEEKFGFTFPADFKQCVIYNNGGFPDPNVFDCDDGRIEVVFNNLISFTNKDINIQMFYEFSAQKLIPFARDPYGNLLCFDYRYNEDSPKVVFFISEDEETSITPVCDTFTDLINRLYSIVNN, encoded by the coding sequence ATGGGATTAACAAAATGGAAATATACGGAAGAACCAATAGGTGAGAAGAAGCTAGTTGAAGTTGAAGAAAAATTTGGTTTCACTTTTCCAGCTGATTTTAAACAATGCGTAATATATAATAATGGAGGCTTCCCAGATCCTAATGTTTTTGATTGTGATGATGGAAGAATTGAAGTTGTTTTTAATAACTTAATTAGCTTTACTAATAAAGACATAAATATTCAAATGTTTTATGAGTTCTCCGCTCAAAAACTAATCCCTTTTGCCAGAGATCCTTATGGAAATTTATTATGTTTTGACTATCGGTATAATGAAGACTCTCCAAAAGTTGTCTTCTTCATTAGTGAGGACGAAGAAACGTCAATAACTCCGGTTTGCGACACATTTACAGACTTAATAAATAGATTATATTCAATAGTAAATAATTAG